The Fibrobacter sp. UWR4 genome contains a region encoding:
- a CDS encoding ATP-grasp domain-containing protein, giving the protein MASQGIEAKPPTVSTDYDTSDKLYFEPLTLEDVMGIYERENCYGVIVQFGGQTPLNLAMRLKKAGANVVGTSPEDIDLAEDRDFFKQLVDKVGIKQAASGIAHNVEEALAIVEEIGYPVLVRPSFVLGGRGMVIVYKEKYLRKFVEEAAAIGEGKPILIDRFLEDATELDVDCISDGKTTVVGAIMEHVEPAGIHSGDSASVIPPMTLSKDLQEKVRGYAKEFAKELHVVGLMNMQLAVKDGELYMIEVNPRASRTVPFVSKSIGVPLASYASRCMLGETLEEIGFTEEVHVPYVSVKEAVFPFVKFPGVDVTLSPEMKSTGEVMSLDRDRGLAYLKSQLASGNRIPGQGNIFVSLKDEDKARAVPLIRQLVELGYGLYATRGTSTMLYNEGIKTRAVFRISRGRPNLLDLIHDKEVQWIVNTSDIL; this is encoded by the coding sequence CATCTACGAACGCGAAAACTGCTACGGCGTTATCGTTCAGTTCGGTGGCCAGACTCCGCTTAACTTGGCAATGCGCCTGAAGAAGGCCGGCGCCAATGTGGTGGGTACAAGCCCCGAGGATATCGACCTTGCCGAAGACCGCGACTTCTTCAAGCAGCTGGTTGACAAGGTGGGCATCAAGCAGGCCGCCTCCGGCATTGCTCATAACGTTGAAGAAGCTCTCGCCATTGTCGAAGAGATCGGCTACCCCGTTCTCGTGCGCCCCAGCTTCGTGCTGGGCGGCCGCGGCATGGTGATTGTCTATAAGGAAAAGTACCTCCGCAAGTTCGTGGAAGAAGCCGCAGCCATCGGCGAAGGCAAGCCCATCCTTATCGACCGCTTCCTGGAAGACGCAACCGAACTTGACGTGGACTGCATCAGCGACGGCAAGACCACCGTTGTGGGCGCCATCATGGAACACGTGGAACCCGCAGGTATCCACTCCGGTGACTCCGCAAGCGTTATCCCGCCCATGACCCTCAGCAAGGACCTGCAGGAAAAAGTCCGCGGCTACGCCAAGGAATTCGCAAAGGAACTCCACGTGGTTGGCCTCATGAACATGCAGCTCGCCGTCAAGGATGGCGAACTCTACATGATCGAAGTGAACCCCCGCGCCTCCCGCACCGTGCCCTTCGTCTCCAAGTCCATCGGCGTGCCTCTGGCAAGCTACGCAAGCCGCTGCATGCTGGGCGAAACTCTCGAAGAAATCGGCTTCACCGAAGAAGTCCATGTTCCGTACGTGAGCGTGAAGGAAGCAGTGTTCCCCTTCGTGAAGTTCCCGGGCGTCGACGTGACCCTTTCTCCGGAAATGAAGTCCACCGGCGAAGTCATGAGCCTGGATCGCGACCGCGGCCTAGCCTACCTCAAGAGCCAGCTGGCCTCCGGCAACCGCATTCCGGGCCAGGGCAACATCTTCGTCTCCCTCAAGGACGAGGACAAGGCCCGCGCAGTGCCCCTGATCCGTCAGCTGGTGGAACTGGGCTACGGCCTCTACGCCACCCGCGGCACCTCCACCATGCTCTACAACGAAGGCATCAAGACCCGCGCCGTATTCCGCATTTCCCGCGGCCGCCCGAACCTGCTGGACCTCATCCACGACAAGGAAGTCCAGTGGATCGTGAACACCAGCGACATCCTTTAA
- a CDS encoding nucleotidyltransferase family protein has product MKNLKGRKSFNLMISNLFKLLQLSLSEGNADALCNGFPRLSAEEWERIYNEADRQTLLGLAFDGVMKLPQELRPPMELMFQWASEAESFSGLNKILNVEAAKLTEFFKGHGRSCAVLKGQANARLYPNPLCRQPGDIDIWVSGGKKSVVGLLRETGMQESLKASPHHTHMKNDRGIDVEVHFRTSSGNYNPFTTRRLLKYLDREILNSVEVPEGFCAHSTKFALAMQLSHIYRHFIRSGVGLRQVVDYYVLLRHSSESDRRELMANLDRFGLRKIAGALMWLLRESFGLDDGFMLCKPDEFRGRWLLREILKGGNFGRHTDGGRLKWLYWWFGKRKKSLSYWRFDLAETFWAEVNYWKIFVGNTSTRIRLRKISLRDVKF; this is encoded by the coding sequence TTGAAGAACTTGAAAGGGCGTAAGTCCTTTAACCTGATGATTTCTAACCTGTTCAAACTGTTACAGCTCTCCCTGAGTGAAGGAAATGCCGATGCTTTGTGTAATGGTTTTCCGCGGCTGTCTGCGGAAGAGTGGGAACGCATTTACAACGAGGCGGACCGGCAGACTCTTCTGGGGCTTGCGTTTGACGGGGTGATGAAGTTGCCCCAGGAACTGCGTCCTCCCATGGAACTGATGTTCCAGTGGGCCAGCGAGGCGGAATCCTTTAGTGGCCTGAACAAGATTTTGAATGTGGAAGCCGCAAAGCTCACGGAGTTTTTCAAGGGGCATGGCAGAAGTTGTGCCGTTTTGAAGGGGCAGGCCAATGCCCGCCTTTACCCGAATCCGCTTTGCCGGCAGCCGGGCGACATCGACATCTGGGTTTCCGGCGGGAAAAAGAGCGTCGTGGGTTTGCTGCGGGAAACTGGAATGCAGGAATCGCTGAAGGCTTCGCCGCACCACACCCACATGAAAAATGACCGTGGAATTGATGTGGAAGTTCATTTCCGTACGTCTTCGGGCAACTACAATCCGTTTACGACAAGGCGGCTGCTGAAGTATCTGGACAGGGAAATCCTGAACTCGGTGGAGGTTCCCGAAGGTTTCTGCGCCCATTCCACGAAGTTTGCGTTGGCCATGCAGCTGTCGCACATCTATCGCCATTTTATACGCAGCGGAGTAGGGCTCCGGCAGGTTGTAGATTATTACGTGTTGCTTAGGCATTCCAGCGAAAGCGATCGCCGCGAGCTGATGGCGAACCTGGACCGTTTTGGACTGCGGAAAATTGCGGGGGCCCTCATGTGGCTGCTTCGAGAATCGTTTGGCCTTGATGATGGTTTTATGCTCTGTAAGCCCGACGAATTCCGCGGGCGGTGGCTCCTGCGGGAAATTCTGAAGGGCGGAAACTTTGGTCGCCATACAGATGGCGGTCGCCTCAAATGGCTTTACTGGTGGTTTGGCAAGCGCAAGAAATCCCTAAGTTACTGGCGCTTCGATTTGGCGGAAACCTTCTGGGCGGAAGTCAACTACTGGAAAATTTTTGTGGGGAATACTTCGACACGAATCCGGCTGCGCAAGATTTCCCTTAGGGATGTGAAGTTCTGA
- a CDS encoding putative toxin-antitoxin system toxin component, PIN family codes for MRRICLDTNCLLMALPSRSPYHKVWTDFLGNSIELCVSTEILLEYEEILSEHASPRMAHLVVEALTNRKNLVRVEPSWHFELIKVDPDDNKFVDCAICGQAEYIVSNDSHFKVLNDIDFPVVALKTLKEFVEELERA; via the coding sequence GTGCGTCGAATTTGTCTTGATACGAATTGCCTCTTGATGGCTTTGCCATCGCGAAGTCCGTACCATAAAGTATGGACCGATTTTTTAGGTAATTCAATTGAATTATGTGTGTCGACAGAGATTTTGCTTGAGTACGAGGAAATCTTGTCTGAACACGCTTCCCCTCGCATGGCACATCTTGTTGTTGAAGCTTTGACAAACCGTAAAAATTTGGTGCGTGTGGAACCGAGTTGGCATTTTGAGTTGATTAAGGTTGATCCTGATGACAACAAGTTTGTGGATTGCGCGATTTGTGGACAGGCTGAATATATCGTTTCAAACGATAGTCATTTCAAGGTTTTGAATGACATTGATTTTCCTGTGGTTGCATTAAAAACGTTGAAAGAGTTTGTTGAAGAACTTGAAAGGGCGTAA